A single genomic interval of Paracoccus contaminans harbors:
- a CDS encoding DUF3489 domain-containing protein codes for MTKLSDTQALILSAAAQRPEHIALPLPESLRGGAAAKVVGALLAKGFLQEVDANVRKGEPVWRESGDGHGVTLVATDAGFAAIGIETEDANPAPVGATDAPTEQPAPEAATETEAAPKARTPREGTKQATLIAMLRAPEGATLDEIVAATGWLPHTARGAMSGALKKKLGLTITSEKVEGRGRVYAICD; via the coding sequence ATGACCAAGCTTTCCGACACCCAAGCCCTGATCCTGAGCGCCGCCGCTCAGCGGCCCGAGCACATCGCCCTGCCGCTGCCCGAGAGCCTGCGCGGTGGCGCCGCCGCCAAGGTGGTCGGCGCGCTGCTCGCCAAGGGCTTCCTGCAGGAGGTCGACGCCAACGTGCGCAAGGGCGAACCCGTCTGGCGCGAGAGCGGCGACGGCCATGGAGTCACTCTGGTCGCCACCGACGCAGGGTTCGCCGCCATCGGCATCGAGACCGAGGACGCGAACCCCGCGCCTGTGGGCGCGACTGACGCGCCGACCGAGCAGCCCGCGCCGGAGGCCGCCACCGAAACCGAAGCCGCGCCCAAGGCGCGCACGCCGCGCGAGGGCACCAAGCAGGCCACGCTGATCGCCATGCTGCGCGCGCCCGAGGGGGCGACCCTAGACGAGATCGTGGCGGCCACTGGATGGTTGCCGCACACCGCGAGGGGCGCCATGTCCGGTGCGCTGAAAAAGAAGCTCGGCCTGACCATCACCTCCGAGAAGGTCGAGGGAAGAGGTCGCGTCTACGCCATCTGTGACTGA